A section of the Larus michahellis chromosome 1, bLarMic1.1, whole genome shotgun sequence genome encodes:
- the C1H12orf60 gene encoding uncharacterized protein C12orf60 homolog, with amino-acid sequence MKPSACDKDTITESDLTREMLARLGMKSDKERLIGACQNLHDLVYIYVSSTNTIFRLLNAHLGTNFPIMPVKEHFSIRENLQLIVSALKEMQATVETKDKDVRGRISHSLYGMIADPTTSLQDKIAAVKEIYENYKEVAESIMGALIAVMLKHGNLPDTVESAFHQLLTSPALSLQVSELLVEYADILKILQQYETPSTTEGNSSLSGTSQQFRLHSPPSSSSLLVFLQTILQGQRSIKKSQKIAADYLEEAFSVLKPPCEGFQTFVKMVETCVLAITDKQKET; translated from the exons ATGAAACCCTCTGCCTGTGACAAAGATACAATCACAG agtCAGACCTCACTCGAGAAATGTTAGCCCGCCTTGGTATGAAGAGTGATAAAGAAAGGCTAATCGGGGCCTGCCAGAATTTGCATGACTTAGTGTACATCTATGTCTCTTCAACCAACACAATATTCCGACTCCTCAATGCGCATCTGGGCACCAACTTCCCCATCATGCCAGTAAAAGAACATTTCAGCATTCGAGAGAATCTGCAGCTCATAGTCAGTGCTTTGAAAGAGATGCAAGCCACTGTGGAAACAAAAGACAAAGATGTACGGGGACGCATCAGCCACAGTTTGTATGGTATGATTGCTgatcccaccacctccctgcaggaCAAGATTGCTGCAGTAAAGGAAATTTATGAGAATTACAAGGAGGTTGCAGAAAGTATCATGGGGGCACTCATTGCAGTGATGTTGAAACATGGCAATTTGCCTGACACAGTAGAGTCTGCTTTTCATCAATTATTGACTTCACCTGCCTTATCCCTCCAAGTATCAGAACTTCTCGTGGAGTATGCTGATATTTTGAAGATACTGCAACAATATGAGACACCAAGTACCACAGAAGGCAACTCCTCCTTGAGTGGAACATCACAACAGTTCAGGCTTCACTctccaccctcctcctcttcacttCTTGTTTTCCTACAGACTATCCTTCAAGGACAAAGATCCataaagaaaagccagaaaatagCAGCTGACTACTTAGAGGAGGCCTTCAGCGTGCTGAAGCCACCTTGTGAAGGATTCCAAACCTTTGTTAAAATGGTTGAAACCTGTGTCCTAGCGATAACAGATAAGCAGAAAGAGACATAA
- the LOC141739394 gene encoding osteocalcin-like — protein sequence MRSLLALLIVTLALATLCYCEKDPKDPPGSPNAASIKITKEVANAFVKRQKRSTLYERYFEYYKSPMEQMHERCENYPPCDYLSDQIGFSMAYNHFFGRY from the exons ATGCGGAGTCTGCTGGCACTGCTGATTGTGACTCTGGCCCTGGCAACGCTCTGCTATTGTGAGAAAG ATCCCAAAGACCCCCCAGGATCTCCCAATGCTGCCA GCATCAAGATTACAAAGGAAGTTGCCAATGCCTTTGTGAAGAGGCAGAAGAGGTCCACCCTGTATGAACG GTACTTTGAGTATTACAAAAGCCCAATGGAGCAGATGCATGAGCGTTGTGAAAACTACCCGCCCTGTGACTATCTTTCTGACCAAATAGGATTTTCCATGGCCTACAACCATTTCTTCGGGAGATACTAA
- the ART4 gene encoding ecto-ADP-ribosyltransferase 4 isoform X1: MFSTVSWVDSRMPVLLASLLLLISLQRLAVSHLMMDMALHSFDDQYLGCRDQVMEELERGDYFRKEIAANKDYLSLWKKAQEAFLKSPVGLLREMHESHAIVLMAHTMNSSLHSQLNWATSTAGSSPEHYRHNFSFKYFHFYLTTAIQIMKEWQNSKESVGKHKCYRVHRGVKDIYIEATVGSRVRFGRFTSTSRLWNEAQKFGNETLFTVTTCLGAAVQGFSYYTSEKEVLIPPYEIFLVKSFFRTQHGNRLHLHSVGNYSKYRCQLVEASRSKNSGSNALASVVLPSVLGVLLCLAHND; the protein is encoded by the exons ATGTTCTCTACAGTGTCTTGGGTGGACTCTAGGATGCCAGTGCTGCTGGCCAGCCTTCTGTTGCTGATCTCCTTGCAAAGGCTG GCTGTGTCCCACCTCATGATGGATATGGCTCTGCATTCCTTTGACGATCAGTATCTGGGGTGCAGAGATCAGGTGATGGAAGAACTGGAGCGAGGAGACTATTTCCGAAAGGAAATAGCTGCTAACAAGGACTATTTGAGTCTCTGGAAGAAGGCTCAGGAGGCTTTTTTAAAGAGCCCGGTAGGTCTCCTGAGGGAGATGCATGAGAGCCATGCCATAGTCCTCATGGCTCACACCATGAACTCTTCCCTGCACTCTCAGCTGAACTGGGCCACATCTACAGCAGGAAGCTCTCCAGAGCACTACAGACACAACTtcagtttcaaatattttcacttttaccTAACGACTGCTATCCAGATAATGAAGGAATGGCAGAACAGCAAGGAGAGCGTGGGAAAACATAAGTGCTACCGGGTGCACAGGGGTGTAAAAGACATATATATCGAGGCCACAGTAGGTAGCAGGGTGCGATTTGGCCGTTTCACCTCCACCTCCCGCCTCTGGAATGAAGCCCAGAAGTTTGGGAATGAAACTTTGTTCACAGTGACCACTTGCCTGGGAGCAGCTGTGCAAGGCTTTTCTTACTACACATCTGAGAAGGAAGTCCTTATTCCTCCTTATGAGATATTCCTTGTCAAAAGCTTCTTTCGGACACAGCATGGTAACCGGCTGCATCTGCACTCTGTGGGGAACTACAGCAAGTACCGCTGCCAGCTTGTGGAAG CTTCAAGAAGCAAGAACAGCGGTTCCAATGCCCTCGCCTCTGTTGTTCTGCCTAGTGTACTTGGAGTTTTATTGTGCTTGGCCCACAATGACTGA
- the MGP gene encoding matrix Gla protein isoform X1, whose protein sequence is MRTLIILTLLAVLVMAATCYESRESMESHEYLTLAFPDPFLNRRRANGFIQADRNHGAIPWSRIRDRNKGPQEHQREICEDYYPCELYAFNHGYAAAYKHYFGRRRTK, encoded by the exons ATGCGCACTCTCATCATCCTGACGCTCCTGGCTGTCTTGGTGATGGCTGCTACTTGCTATG AGTCCCGTGAAAGCATGGAATCCCACGAGTATCTCA CCCTTGCCTTCCCAGATCCCTTCCTCAACAGGCGAAGGGCCAATGGCTTCATACAAGCTGACAGGAACCATGGAGCCATCCCTTGGAGCAG GATCAGGGACCGTAACAAGGGGCCTCAGGAACACCAGAGGGAGATCTGCGAGGACTACTACCCCTGTGAACTGTACGCTTTTAACCATGGCTATGCTGCTGCTTACAAGCACTattttgggaggaggaggactaAGTAA
- the ART4 gene encoding ecto-ADP-ribosyltransferase 4 isoform X2, with protein sequence MIQAAVSHLMMDMALHSFDDQYLGCRDQVMEELERGDYFRKEIAANKDYLSLWKKAQEAFLKSPVGLLREMHESHAIVLMAHTMNSSLHSQLNWATSTAGSSPEHYRHNFSFKYFHFYLTTAIQIMKEWQNSKESVGKHKCYRVHRGVKDIYIEATVGSRVRFGRFTSTSRLWNEAQKFGNETLFTVTTCLGAAVQGFSYYTSEKEVLIPPYEIFLVKSFFRTQHGNRLHLHSVGNYSKYRCQLVEASRSKNSGSNALASVVLPSVLGVLLCLAHND encoded by the exons ATGATTCAGGCT GCTGTGTCCCACCTCATGATGGATATGGCTCTGCATTCCTTTGACGATCAGTATCTGGGGTGCAGAGATCAGGTGATGGAAGAACTGGAGCGAGGAGACTATTTCCGAAAGGAAATAGCTGCTAACAAGGACTATTTGAGTCTCTGGAAGAAGGCTCAGGAGGCTTTTTTAAAGAGCCCGGTAGGTCTCCTGAGGGAGATGCATGAGAGCCATGCCATAGTCCTCATGGCTCACACCATGAACTCTTCCCTGCACTCTCAGCTGAACTGGGCCACATCTACAGCAGGAAGCTCTCCAGAGCACTACAGACACAACTtcagtttcaaatattttcacttttaccTAACGACTGCTATCCAGATAATGAAGGAATGGCAGAACAGCAAGGAGAGCGTGGGAAAACATAAGTGCTACCGGGTGCACAGGGGTGTAAAAGACATATATATCGAGGCCACAGTAGGTAGCAGGGTGCGATTTGGCCGTTTCACCTCCACCTCCCGCCTCTGGAATGAAGCCCAGAAGTTTGGGAATGAAACTTTGTTCACAGTGACCACTTGCCTGGGAGCAGCTGTGCAAGGCTTTTCTTACTACACATCTGAGAAGGAAGTCCTTATTCCTCCTTATGAGATATTCCTTGTCAAAAGCTTCTTTCGGACACAGCATGGTAACCGGCTGCATCTGCACTCTGTGGGGAACTACAGCAAGTACCGCTGCCAGCTTGTGGAAG CTTCAAGAAGCAAGAACAGCGGTTCCAATGCCCTCGCCTCTGTTGTTCTGCCTAGTGTACTTGGAGTTTTATTGTGCTTGGCCCACAATGACTGA
- the MGP gene encoding matrix Gla protein isoform X2, with the protein MRTLIILTLLAVLVMAATCYESRESMESHEYLNPFLNRRRANGFIQADRNHGAIPWSRIRDRNKGPQEHQREICEDYYPCELYAFNHGYAAAYKHYFGRRRTK; encoded by the exons ATGCGCACTCTCATCATCCTGACGCTCCTGGCTGTCTTGGTGATGGCTGCTACTTGCTATG AGTCCCGTGAAAGCATGGAATCCCACGAGTATCTCA ATCCCTTCCTCAACAGGCGAAGGGCCAATGGCTTCATACAAGCTGACAGGAACCATGGAGCCATCCCTTGGAGCAG GATCAGGGACCGTAACAAGGGGCCTCAGGAACACCAGAGGGAGATCTGCGAGGACTACTACCCCTGTGAACTGTACGCTTTTAACCATGGCTATGCTGCTGCTTACAAGCACTattttgggaggaggaggactaAGTAA